In Nyctibius grandis isolate bNycGra1 chromosome 28, bNycGra1.pri, whole genome shotgun sequence, a single genomic region encodes these proteins:
- the RPN2 gene encoding dolichyl-diphosphooligosaccharide--protein glycosyltransferase subunit 2 isoform X1: MAAPGLRLCRAAALSLLLLVTGAQALAPSHRLTARDLARLRAALERPFADVQAAFYSVVGLGCLGVRVADEKAACDFIKSHVDSSSVDSLFYAAQSIRVLSGCEVTISNETRELLLAAVSEDSSVTQIFHAVGALSGFGLPLASQEALSALTARLSKEESVLATIQALETASYLSQQADLSGIVEEIEDLVARLDDLGGVYLQFEEGIETTALFVAAAYKLSDHVGTEPAMKEDQIIQLMNAIFSKKNFETLSEAFSVACAAGSLSRNRYHLPVIIVPDGPAAVSHHQPILRLQVTDVMSQPLTQASVKLDYAKSASSKATVLQQTAFVLSGDVFELNFMNVKPASGYYDFSISVDGDERFIANKVELKVKVSTEVGITNVDLSTVDKDQSIAPKTTRVAYPAKAKGSFTADSHQNFALSFQLIDVNSGAELIPHQTFVRLHNQKTGQEVVFVAEPDNKNVYKFELDTSERKTEFDSASGTYTLYLIIGDATLENPILWNVADVVIKFPEEDVPSTVQSKNLFVPKPEIQHLFREPEKRPPTVVSNTFTALVLSPLLLLLILWIKIGANISNFSFAPSTIVFHMGHAAMLGLMYVYWTQLNMFQTLKYLAILGGITFLAGNRMLAQKAVKRIAAEQSSRLAKYRTLR; encoded by the exons ATGGCGGCGCCGG GCCTGCGGCTGTGCCGGGCGGCagccctcagcctcctccttcTCGTCACCGGTGCCCAGGCCCTGGCCCCCAGCCACCGCCTCACCGCCCGCGACCTGGCCCGGCTGCGGGCGGCGCTGGAGCGGCCCTTCGCCGACGTGCAGGCCGCCTTCTACTCCGTCGTGGGCCTCGGCTGCCTGGGGGTGCGGGTGGCGGACGAAAAG GCTGCGTGCGATTTCATCAAGTCTCACGTGGACTCCAGCAGTGTGGATTCCCTCTTCTACGCCGCGCAGTCCATCCGGGTCCTGTCTGGCTGTGAG GTTACCATTTCAAATGAGACAAGGGAACTACTTCTTGCAGCTGTCAGTGAGGATTCGTCCGTCACCCAGATCTTCCACGCCGTTGGGGCCCTGAGTGGCTTTGGCCTTCCTTTAGCATCTCAGGAAGCACTCAGTGCTCTTACGGCTCGTCTTAGCAAAGAAGAAAGTGTGCTGGC AACCATCCAGGCTTTGGAGACGGCATCTTACTTGTCCCAGCAGGCAGATCTGAGTGGCATTGTTGAGGAGATAGAG GATCTTGTTGCTCGCCTGGATGACTTGGGTGGAGTTTATCTGCAGTTTGAAGAAGGAATTGAGACTACTGCACTGTTTGTTGCTGCTGCCTATAAGCTGTCGGACCATGTGGGTACAGAGCCAGCAATGAAGGAG gaTCAAATTATCCAGTTGATGAATGCAATTTTTAGCAAGAAAAACTTTGAGACGCTCTCAGAGGCCTTCAGCGTTGCTTGTGCTGCAGGTTCTTTATCCCGGAACCGCTACCACTTGCCTGTCATTATTGTCCCCGATGGGCCTGCAGCTGTGTCTCACCACCAGCCCATACTCAGG CTACAAGTGACTGATGTTATGTCCCAGCCGCTGACTCAAGCTTCTGTAAAGCTTGACTATGCCAAGTCTGCATCTAGCAAAGCCACTGTCCTTCAACAGACAGCATTTGTTCTGTCAGG AGACGTCTTTGAGCTGAACTTCATGAATGTGAAACCTGCAAGCGGATATTATGATTTCTCTATCAGTGTTGATGGAGATGAGCGATTTATTGCTAACAAAGTTGAG CTGAAAGTGAAAGTTTCCACGGAAGTGGGGATCACTAATGTAGATCTTTCTACTGTGGATAAAGATCAGAGCATTGCGCCAAAAACAACCAG GGTAGCCTACCCAGCCAAAGCCAAGGGCTCATTCACTGCTGACAGCCATCAGAATTTTGCTTTATCCTTCCAGCTGATAGACGTGAACAGTGGAGCTGAACTCATCCCTCACCAG ACTTTTGTCCGACTTCACAACCAAAAGACTGGCCAGGAGGTAGTGTTTGTTGCAGAACCAGATAACAAGAATGTATACAAGTTTGAACTGGATACCTctgaaagaaagacagaatttGACTCTGCCTCTGGTACCTACACTCTTTACTTGATAATTGGAGATGCCACTCTGGAAAACCCAATCCTGTGGAATGTG GCTGATGTTGTGATCAAATTCCCAGAAGAGGATGTGCCATCCACAGTCCAGTCCAAAAACCTCTTTGTTCCCAAACCTGAAATCCAG caCCTCTTCCGGGAGCCTGAGAAGAGGCCTCCCACGGTGGTATCTAACACTTTCACAGCATTGGTTCTCTCCCCGCTGCTTTTGCTGCTCATTCTG TGGATAAAGATAGGTGCCAACATCTCCAACTTCAGCTTTGCTCCCAGCACCATTGTTTTTCACATGGGACATGCTG caatGTTAGGCCTCATGTATGTCTACTGGACTCAGCTCAACATGTTCCAGACTCTGAAGTATTTGGCCATTTTGGGTGGCATCACATTCCTGGCAGGCAACAGGATGCTGGCTCAGAAAGCAGTGAAACG GattgctgcagagcagagcagtagGTTGGCAAAGTATAGAACACTGCGGTAA
- the RPN2 gene encoding dolichyl-diphosphooligosaccharide--protein glycosyltransferase subunit 2 isoform X2: MAAPGLRLCRAAALSLLLLVTGAQALAPSHRLTARDLARLRAALERPFADVQAAFYSVVGLGCLGVRVADEKAACDFIKSHVDSSSVDSLFYAAQSIRVLSGCEVTISNETRELLLAAVSEDSSVTQIFHAVGALSGFGLPLASQEALSALTARLSKEESVLATIQALETASYLSQQADLSGIVEEIEDLVARLDDLGGVYLQFEEGIETTALFVAAAYKLSDHVGTEPAMKEDQIIQLMNAIFSKKNFETLSEAFSVACAAGSLSRNRYHLPVIIVPDGPAAVSHHQPILRLQVTDVMSQPLTQASVKLDYAKSASSKATVLQQTAFVLSGDVFELNFMNVKPASGYYDFSISVDGDERFIANKVELKVKVSTEVGITNVDLSTVDKDQSIAPKTTRVAYPAKAKGSFTADSHQNFALSFQLIDVNSGAELIPHQTFVRLHNQKTGQEVVFVAEPDNKNVYKFELDTSERKTEFDSASGTYTLYLIIGDATLENPILWNVADVVIKFPEEDVPSTVQSKNLFVPKPEIQHLFREPEKRPPTVVSNTFTALVLSPLLLLLILWIKIGANISNFSFAPSTIVFHMGHAAMLGLMYVYWTQLNMFQTLKYLAILGGITFLAGNRMLAQKAVKRTH, translated from the exons ATGGCGGCGCCGG GCCTGCGGCTGTGCCGGGCGGCagccctcagcctcctccttcTCGTCACCGGTGCCCAGGCCCTGGCCCCCAGCCACCGCCTCACCGCCCGCGACCTGGCCCGGCTGCGGGCGGCGCTGGAGCGGCCCTTCGCCGACGTGCAGGCCGCCTTCTACTCCGTCGTGGGCCTCGGCTGCCTGGGGGTGCGGGTGGCGGACGAAAAG GCTGCGTGCGATTTCATCAAGTCTCACGTGGACTCCAGCAGTGTGGATTCCCTCTTCTACGCCGCGCAGTCCATCCGGGTCCTGTCTGGCTGTGAG GTTACCATTTCAAATGAGACAAGGGAACTACTTCTTGCAGCTGTCAGTGAGGATTCGTCCGTCACCCAGATCTTCCACGCCGTTGGGGCCCTGAGTGGCTTTGGCCTTCCTTTAGCATCTCAGGAAGCACTCAGTGCTCTTACGGCTCGTCTTAGCAAAGAAGAAAGTGTGCTGGC AACCATCCAGGCTTTGGAGACGGCATCTTACTTGTCCCAGCAGGCAGATCTGAGTGGCATTGTTGAGGAGATAGAG GATCTTGTTGCTCGCCTGGATGACTTGGGTGGAGTTTATCTGCAGTTTGAAGAAGGAATTGAGACTACTGCACTGTTTGTTGCTGCTGCCTATAAGCTGTCGGACCATGTGGGTACAGAGCCAGCAATGAAGGAG gaTCAAATTATCCAGTTGATGAATGCAATTTTTAGCAAGAAAAACTTTGAGACGCTCTCAGAGGCCTTCAGCGTTGCTTGTGCTGCAGGTTCTTTATCCCGGAACCGCTACCACTTGCCTGTCATTATTGTCCCCGATGGGCCTGCAGCTGTGTCTCACCACCAGCCCATACTCAGG CTACAAGTGACTGATGTTATGTCCCAGCCGCTGACTCAAGCTTCTGTAAAGCTTGACTATGCCAAGTCTGCATCTAGCAAAGCCACTGTCCTTCAACAGACAGCATTTGTTCTGTCAGG AGACGTCTTTGAGCTGAACTTCATGAATGTGAAACCTGCAAGCGGATATTATGATTTCTCTATCAGTGTTGATGGAGATGAGCGATTTATTGCTAACAAAGTTGAG CTGAAAGTGAAAGTTTCCACGGAAGTGGGGATCACTAATGTAGATCTTTCTACTGTGGATAAAGATCAGAGCATTGCGCCAAAAACAACCAG GGTAGCCTACCCAGCCAAAGCCAAGGGCTCATTCACTGCTGACAGCCATCAGAATTTTGCTTTATCCTTCCAGCTGATAGACGTGAACAGTGGAGCTGAACTCATCCCTCACCAG ACTTTTGTCCGACTTCACAACCAAAAGACTGGCCAGGAGGTAGTGTTTGTTGCAGAACCAGATAACAAGAATGTATACAAGTTTGAACTGGATACCTctgaaagaaagacagaatttGACTCTGCCTCTGGTACCTACACTCTTTACTTGATAATTGGAGATGCCACTCTGGAAAACCCAATCCTGTGGAATGTG GCTGATGTTGTGATCAAATTCCCAGAAGAGGATGTGCCATCCACAGTCCAGTCCAAAAACCTCTTTGTTCCCAAACCTGAAATCCAG caCCTCTTCCGGGAGCCTGAGAAGAGGCCTCCCACGGTGGTATCTAACACTTTCACAGCATTGGTTCTCTCCCCGCTGCTTTTGCTGCTCATTCTG TGGATAAAGATAGGTGCCAACATCTCCAACTTCAGCTTTGCTCCCAGCACCATTGTTTTTCACATGGGACATGCTG caatGTTAGGCCTCATGTATGTCTACTGGACTCAGCTCAACATGTTCCAGACTCTGAAGTATTTGGCCATTTTGGGTGGCATCACATTCCTGGCAGGCAACAGGATGCTGGCTCAGAAAGCAGTGAAACG gacaCACTAG